The window CAATTCTGACGGCACATCGCGAGGGCGGCGCACAAAGAACGCGGCCACGATCGCAAAAATGGAGACGATCGCACCCCACATGAACGCGGTTTGGATGCCACCGGCTGTCGCCGCGACCGCAGAAGCCCCGTCGGACTCAAGGGCGACGGAGCGCACCGTCAAGAGGGTAATGAAGAGGGCCGTTCCCGCGGCTCCCGCCACCTGCTGCACCGTGCCGATTATGGCGCTTCCGTGCGAATACAGGGACGGGGTGAGTGAGCCGAGAGCAGAGGTGAATAGCGGGGTGAAGAGCAGTGCGAGGCCCGTGCTGAGACCAATGTGCCCGACGAGGACTCCCGCGGACGACGACCCCTCGCCCAGTGACGAGAGCCACCAAAATGCGAGGCTCACGATAATCGCGCCGGGCACCACGAGTGGCGTCGGCCCAACCCGGTCAAAGAGGCGACCGACGAACGGGGCGAGGATGCCCGAAAGGAGTCCGCCGGGCAGCAGCATGAGGCCTGCCATCACGGGCTCAAAGCCGAGAACATCCTGCATGAAGATGGGCAGCATGATGATCGTTCCAAAGAGCGCGACCATGCTGATCATCATCATGACGGTGGCGATGCTGAACTGCGCAGAACGAAAGACACGCAGGTCGAGCAGGGCCCGGTCTCCGCGCTGCAACATGAGCTGACGCAGCACGAAGAGCACCAGGGCAGCGACGCCCACCGCGAGGGGAACCCAGACCGGCACGGCCACAGATCCAGAGGCGGCGGCGCCGAGGCTGCTAAGCCCATAGATCAGACCGCCGAAACCAAAGGCGGAGAGGATTACGGAGAGAGTATCGACGGGCACCTTGCGAGGCTCGGTTACGTTCTCGATGCGGGCGGCGCCGAGGATGAGAGATCCGATGGCGATGGGAAGAACCAACCAGAACATCCAGCGCCAGTCGAGGGCGTTAAGGATGATGCCCGAGATGGTCGGCCCGAGTGCGGGAGCAACGGAGATCACGATGGAGATGTTGCCCATCGTGCGACCGCGGGCCTCGGGGGCCACGAGAGTCATGACCGTGGTCATCAAAAGCGGCATCATGATGGCGGTTCCGCAGGCCTGAACGATGCGGCCCGCAAGGAGCAGGGAGAAGTCTGGCGCGATTGCGCAGACGAGCGTGCCGATGCTGAACAGGGTCATTGCGGTGAGGAAGACCGTGCGGGTCGAGAGCCGCTCCAGCAGGAATCCGGTGATTGGGATGACGATCGCCATGGTCAACATGAACCCGGTGGTGAGCCATTGCACGGTGCTGTAGGAGATGCCCAGGTCGCTCATCAAGCGCGGCTGGGCCACGCTCATAATCGTCTCGTTCAAGATCACGACAAAGGCCGACACCAGCAAGAGCCCGATCACCAGGCGGTTGCGGGAAGGGGTGCGGGCATCGGCGGGCCCTATGGTCGTTCCCGGCTGTGTACTGGGCGCGCTGGCGGTCATCAGTGGTCCTTTTCGGCGTCGAAGATCGAGCATTGTGCGTGCTGAGAGGCAACGTCGGCGGCACCACCACGGCAAGGGGTCGAGTTTACCCCAGCCCGCGGCGTACTGCGCGACTGTGGTGGCGGTCGACTCTCGGCTCTGCCAAGCTCATGATGACCCGAACATCAGCTCCGACCGCCGACCCGCGCCCGCGCCCGGTTCGTGCCCGAAAGGGATCAATGCTTGACTTTCTTGGCCCACTGACCGCCGTCGTCATCGCCGGAGCGGTGATCGTTGTCGTGATCAT is drawn from Salinibacterium hongtaonis and contains these coding sequences:
- a CDS encoding MDR family MFS transporter; the encoded protein is MTASAPSTQPGTTIGPADARTPSRNRLVIGLLLVSAFVVILNETIMSVAQPRLMSDLGISYSTVQWLTTGFMLTMAIVIPITGFLLERLSTRTVFLTAMTLFSIGTLVCAIAPDFSLLLAGRIVQACGTAIMMPLLMTTVMTLVAPEARGRTMGNISIVISVAPALGPTISGIILNALDWRWMFWLVLPIAIGSLILGAARIENVTEPRKVPVDTLSVILSAFGFGGLIYGLSSLGAAASGSVAVPVWVPLAVGVAALVLFVLRQLMLQRGDRALLDLRVFRSAQFSIATVMMMISMVALFGTIIMLPIFMQDVLGFEPVMAGLMLLPGGLLSGILAPFVGRLFDRVGPTPLVVPGAIIVSLAFWWLSSLGEGSSSAGVLVGHIGLSTGLALLFTPLFTSALGSLTPSLYSHGSAIIGTVQQVAGAAGTALFITLLTVRSVALESDGASAVAATAGGIQTAFMWGAIVSIFAIVAAFFVRRPRDVPSELPIGH